GGTTCCCAGATGACCGTCAGGGCGTGCGGGAACCGCTCCCGCAGTCGCCGCATCGGCTCCAGCGGGCGGACCGGGTCGGTCAACACCACCGAGAGGTAGTGGTCGCCCAGGTCCGGGTGCTCGAGCAGCACGTCGGCCAGCCGCCCGCTGACCACGGCGAGCGGGCGCACCACGGGGAGCGGCAACCAGCGGTCGGTGATCGAGCCGTCGGCGGCCAGATCGACCAGCCAGACGCCCTTCTCGTGTCCGGCCTCGGTGAACGAGTACGGCAGCGGCGAGCCGGAGTAACGCAGGCGGGGCTCGATCTGCTGCGCGCCGTGCAGGTGCCCCAGTGCGACGTAGTCGATGCCGGCGAACACATCGGACGTCACCGATTCCACGCCACCGACGGCGATCGACCGTTCCGACCCGCCGGCCCGGCCACCGACGACGAACGCGTGGGCGGCGACCACCGAACGGGTACCGGCCGGCCGAGCGGCGAGATCGGAGCGCACTCGGTCCATCGCCGCCGAGACCACCGCCTGATGGCCGGGGCGGCCGTCCACGCCGAGCGGGATCCGCGCGAGCTCCGGTTCCAGGAACGGCAGCGCGTAGACCGCGACATCACCGTCGGGGTGCGGGATCAGGACCGGATCGGCCAGCCGGGCGACCGACGTCCGCAGGTGCA
This window of the Nakamurella panacisegetis genome carries:
- a CDS encoding exonuclease SbcCD subunit D, whose product is MRLLHTSDWHIGRTFHGQDLLEDQESVLSALADLVAQHQVDVVIVAGDLYDRAVPSSEAVQVATRALRRIRDAGAVIVVSSGNHDSAPRLGAFSDFLAAGGLHLRTSVARLADPVLIPHPDGDVAVYALPFLEPELARIPLGVDGRPGHQAVVSAAMDRVRSDLAARPAGTRSVVAAHAFVVGGRAGGSERSIAVGGVESVTSDVFAGIDYVALGHLHGAQQIEPRLRYSGSPLPYSFTEAGHEKGVWLVDLAADGSITDRWLPLPVVRPLAVVSGRLADVLLEHPDLGDHYLSVVLTDPVRPLEPMRRLRERFPHALTVIWEPAGDRRPGPVRPAASSTPTDAEILAEFLIDCRGCAASPTEAQLIDAALSSERIAEVVA